A genomic stretch from Gorilla gorilla gorilla isolate KB3781 chromosome 20, NHGRI_mGorGor1-v2.1_pri, whole genome shotgun sequence includes:
- the LHB gene encoding lutropin subunit beta isoform X1 yields MGRPGLRAVVSDPGEAVSLPQGLLLLLLLSMGGAWASREPLRPRCRPINATLAVEKEGCPVCITVNTTICAGYCPTMMRVLQGVLPPLPQVVCTYRDVRFESIQLPGCPRGVDPMVSFPVALSCRCGPCHRSTSDCGGPNDHPLTCDHPQLSGLLFL; encoded by the exons atgggaaggccagggctcagggctgtggtctcagacccgggtgaagcagtgtccttgccccaggggctgttgctgttgctgctgctgagcaTGGGCGGGGCATGGGCATCCAGGGAGCCGCTTCGGCCACGGTGCCGCCCCATCAATGCCACCCTGGCTGTCGAGAAGGAGGGCTGCCCCGTGTGCATCaccgtcaacaccaccatctgtgccggCTACTGCCCCACCATG ATGCGCGTGCTGCAGGGTGTCCTGCCGCCCCTGCCTCAGGTGGTGTGCACCTACCGTGATGTGCGCTTCGAGTCCATCCAGCTCCCTGGCTGCCCGCGTGGCGTGGACCCCATGGTCTCCTTCCCTGTGGCTCTCAGCTGTCGCTGTGGACCCTGCCACCGCAGCACCTCTGACTGTGGGGGTCCCAACGACCACCCCTTGACCTGTGACCACCCCCAACTCtcaggcctcctcttcctctaa
- the LHB gene encoding lutropin subunit beta precursor has translation MEMLQGLLLLLLLSMGGAWASREPLRPRCRPINATLAVEKEGCPVCITVNTTICAGYCPTMMRVLQGVLPPLPQVVCTYRDVRFESIQLPGCPRGVDPMVSFPVALSCRCGPCHRSTSDCGGPNDHPLTCDHPQLSGLLFL, from the exons gggctgttgctgttgctgctgctgagcaTGGGCGGGGCATGGGCATCCAGGGAGCCGCTTCGGCCACGGTGCCGCCCCATCAATGCCACCCTGGCTGTCGAGAAGGAGGGCTGCCCCGTGTGCATCaccgtcaacaccaccatctgtgccggCTACTGCCCCACCATG ATGCGCGTGCTGCAGGGTGTCCTGCCGCCCCTGCCTCAGGTGGTGTGCACCTACCGTGATGTGCGCTTCGAGTCCATCCAGCTCCCTGGCTGCCCGCGTGGCGTGGACCCCATGGTCTCCTTCCCTGTGGCTCTCAGCTGTCGCTGTGGACCCTGCCACCGCAGCACCTCTGACTGTGGGGGTCCCAACGACCACCCCTTGACCTGTGACCACCCCCAACTCtcaggcctcctcttcctctaa